In Lotus japonicus ecotype B-129 chromosome 5, LjGifu_v1.2, one genomic interval encodes:
- the LOC130717549 gene encoding protein indeterminate-domain 5, chloroplastic-like codes for MAASSSSASLFGFREEDNQMNQQQQHSLVAAAPSSSATPSAPPPQKKKRNQPGTPNPDAEVIALSPKTLMATNRFICEVCNKGFQREQNLQLHRRGHNLPWKLKQKTNKEPKRKVYLCPEPTCVHHDPSRALGDLTGIKKHYSRKHGEKKWKCDKCSKKYAVQSDWKAHSKTCGTREYRCDCGTLFSRRDSFITHRAFCDALAQESARQPPNLSSAIGSHLYGSSSNNMGLALSHVGPQLSNMQPSDLNNNNQSAELLRLGGAAGRTGVQFDQMFQTSLGPASFRPTQQSVASFFLPHESNQNYHHDQQQQQQGLVQQNKSFQGLIQLSELNNHHHHNHNNNSPSGGANNNSLFNLPFLSSNNSTNSSNTSFSDHFNENGSVNDQATNFFTGNVMGGGGGGGSHQQHHQTTATTSAAPSLFSTSLQANNSAMAHMSATALLQKAAQLGTTSSNSTASLLKSFGSSSSSSAPKPMAGAAANYGGVGVGMFNEQNNLQDLMNSFAAASGSGGHNNVSSMFETGGFEAYDRAGGVSRDQQKMQAAMSIGGSDRLSTRDFLGVGQIVRSMSGGGQREQQHAFNALEAERNAAAATAAPSGQSFGGGGGNFQ; via the exons ATGGCAGCATCGTCTTCCTCAGCATCACTCTTTGGATTCAGAGAAGAGGATAATCAGATGAACCAACAGCAGCAACATTCCCTGGTGGCAGCAGCACCATCCTCTTCAGCAACTCCATCTGCACCACCACcccagaagaaaaaaagaaaccaACCTGGAACACCAA ATCCAGATGCAGAGGTGATAGCACTATCTCCCAAGACCCTAATGGCAACAAACAGGTTCATATGTGAGGTGTGCAACAAAGGGTTCCAAAGGGAGCAAAACTTGCAACTCCACAGAAGAGGACACAACTTGCCTTGGAAGCTTAAGCAGAAGACAAACAAAGAGCCAAAGAGAAAGGTTTATCTGTGCCCTGAGCCCACATGCGTCCACCATGACCCTTCAAGGGCTCTGGGCGACCTCACAGGGATCAAGAAGCATTACTCTCGCAAACATGGTGAGAAGAAGTGGAAGTGTGACAAGTGCTCCAAGAAATATGCTGTTCAATCTGATTGGAAAGCTCATTCTAAGACTTGTGGCACCAGGGAATACAGATGTGACTGTGGCACTCTCTTCTCCAG GAGAGACAGTTTCATCACCCACAGGGCCTTCTGTGATGCATTGGCACAAGAGAGTGCAAGACAACCTCCAAACCTGAGCAGTGCCATTGGCAGCCATCTATATGGGAGCAGCAGCAACAATATGGGGTTAGCCTTATCCCATGTGGGACCTCAATTGTCCAACATGCAACCATCAGACCTAAACAACAACAACCAGTCAGCTGAGCTCTTGCGGCTCGGTGGCGCGGCCGGTCGGACCGGAGTGCAATTTGACCAAATGTTCCAAACAAGCCTTGGCCCAGCCTCCTTCAGACCTACACAGCAAAGCGTGGCCTCCTTCTTCTTGCCTCATGAGTCGAACCAGAACTACCACCATGatcagcagcaacaacaacaagggTTGGTGCAGCAAAACAAGTCGTTTCAAGGGCTAATTCAATTGTCTGAACTcaacaaccaccaccatcacaaTCACAACAACAATTCTCCATCAG GTGGTGCCAACAACAACAGCCTCTTCAACCTTCCATTCCTTTCAAGCAACAACAGCACCAACAGCAGCAACACCTCCTTCTCGGACCACTTCAATGAAAATGGTAGTGTCAACGACCAAGCCACCAATTTCTTCACCGGCAACGTGAtgggtggcggtggcggcggcggtagtCATCAGCAGCACCAccaaacaacagcaacaacctCCGCTGCTCCTTCTCTGTTCAGCACATCCCTCCAAGCCAACAACAGTGCAATGGCTCACATGTCTGCAACTGCACTCCTTCAGAAAGCTGCTCAATTGGGTACAACTTCAAGCAACAGCACCGCTTCTCTGTTGAAAAGCTTTGGAAGCTCTTCCTCTAGCAGTGCACCCAAACCAATGGCTGGTGCTGCTGCAAACTATGGCGGCGTCGGCGTCGGTATGTTCAACGAGCAGAACAACCTGCAGGACTTGATGAACTCGTTTGCTGCGGCAAGTGGCAGCGGCGGCCATAACAATGTTTCCTCCATGTTTGAAACTGGGGGGTTTGAGGCTTATGATCGTGCAGGTGGTGTGAGTAGGGATCAGCAGAAGATGCAGGCGGCGATGAGCATTGGAGGGTCTGATAGGCTGAGTACTCGTGATTTTCTTGGTGTTGGTCAGATTGTGAGAAGCATGAGTGGTGGTGGACAAAGAGAACAGCAACATGCTTTTAATGCTTTGGAGGCAGAGAGaaatgctgctgctgctacagctgcGCCGTCAGGGCAATCTTTTGGAGGTGGTGGAGGGAATTTTCAGTGA